Proteins found in one Gardnerella vaginalis ATCC 14018 = JCM 11026 genomic segment:
- a CDS encoding fluoride efflux transporter FluC — protein sequence MMSYAYVLFWLPVVFAGLGAVLRCAISDAIGRVYNHDFPIATLLINAFASFIMGLVVFLSSSIIYDLTFASTIIYTCALGFLGGFSTFSTAILEIVSLFKLKKIKLGLWLFISELIVPFLCAFIAYAGPSFVIFMLLKS from the coding sequence ATGATGTCTTACGCATATGTTCTTTTTTGGCTGCCTGTTGTTTTCGCTGGACTTGGCGCCGTTCTTCGTTGTGCAATATCTGACGCAATCGGGCGCGTTTATAACCATGATTTTCCAATCGCAACTTTGCTAATCAACGCTTTTGCGTCTTTTATAATGGGCTTAGTTGTATTTTTAAGTTCTTCGATTATATACGATTTAACTTTTGCTTCGACTATTATTTACACGTGCGCATTGGGATTTTTAGGCGGATTTTCAACGTTTTCAACCGCAATCTTAGAAATCGTAAGCCTGTTTAAGCTAAAGAAAATCAAGCTTGGACTATGGCTTTTTATTAGCGAACTAATAGTGCCATTCTTGTGCGCATTTATTGCATACGCTGGACCGTCATTTGTAATATTTATGCTTCTAAAGTCTTAA
- a CDS encoding fluoride efflux transporter FluC, with translation MSIPSSNCHDLPKKHKHKSLGAKTYFVVFIGGLLGAFVRSEISGFTHGMHWDSGYSMLFSRFTFATLLSNVLACFILALVSSLVVSGKSCKNKDLIKYGFCTGFCGGLSTMSTFAFEGAHSAFTAMNIVEVIAIMALSMVLGVLAVLVGSLIGDKIFAFKGNGSVKNAGDSNVINKIDANRGGAK, from the coding sequence ATGAGTATTCCAAGCAGTAATTGCCACGACTTGCCTAAAAAGCATAAGCATAAATCACTTGGTGCAAAAACATATTTTGTTGTGTTTATTGGCGGATTGCTTGGCGCTTTTGTGCGTAGTGAAATAAGTGGTTTTACGCACGGCATGCATTGGGACTCGGGATATTCTATGCTTTTTAGCCGCTTTACTTTTGCAACTCTTTTGTCGAACGTTTTAGCATGTTTTATTCTTGCTTTAGTAAGTTCACTTGTTGTAAGTGGGAAGAGCTGCAAGAACAAAGACTTAATAAAATACGGTTTTTGCACAGGATTTTGCGGCGGACTTTCAACAATGTCTACTTTTGCTTTTGAGGGCGCGCATTCCGCATTTACTGCAATGAACATTGTAGAAGTAATTGCCATTATGGCGTTGTCTATGGTTCTTGGCGTTTTAGCAGTGCTTGTTGGGAGTCTAATTGGAGATAAAATTTTTGCTTTTAAAGGCAATGGCAGCGTAAAAAATGCTGGTGATTCAAACGTCATCAATAAAATAGACGCTAACAGGGGCGGTGCAAAATGA
- a CDS encoding adenylosuccinate synthase has protein sequence MPGIVLIGAQWGDEGKGKATDLIGSKVDIVARFNGGNNAGHTVVVGNESYALHLLPSGIISPNVTPVIGNGVVVDPEVLFEEIDALESRGVDCSRLKVSESAHVITPYHRVIDKVTERFLGKHKIGTTGRGIGPTYADKINRVGIRVHDLFNAEHLRDKVEASLHQKNQMLVKLYNQHPIDIDDVTAQLVELGKRLKPYVADTSLILNQAIENGKTVLFEGGQATMLDVDHGTYPFVTSSNPTAGGACTGTGVGPTRITRVIGVAKAYITRVGEGPFPTELLDESGDWLREQGHEYGVTTGRPRRCGWFDSVVSRYATRVNGLTDIVLTKLDVLTGLKEIPVCVAYDVTLSDGSVERMNEMPVDQSLFASAKPVYEMLPGWSEDISQIHKFEELPANTQSYVKRLEELSKCRISAIGTGPQRDHIISVHSLID, from the coding sequence ATGCCTGGAATTGTGCTTATTGGCGCTCAATGGGGTGACGAGGGTAAAGGCAAAGCGACTGATTTAATTGGTTCTAAGGTAGATATTGTCGCAAGATTTAATGGCGGTAATAACGCTGGACATACTGTTGTTGTGGGAAACGAGTCTTACGCTTTGCATTTACTTCCTAGCGGTATAATCAGCCCTAATGTAACTCCTGTTATTGGTAATGGTGTTGTTGTAGACCCAGAAGTTCTGTTTGAGGAGATTGACGCACTTGAATCTAGAGGTGTTGATTGCTCTCGTTTGAAAGTGAGCGAGTCTGCGCATGTGATTACACCTTATCATCGCGTAATTGACAAGGTTACGGAGAGGTTCCTTGGCAAGCACAAGATTGGTACAACAGGTCGCGGAATTGGCCCGACTTATGCAGATAAGATTAATCGCGTTGGTATTCGTGTGCATGATTTATTTAATGCAGAGCATTTGAGGGATAAGGTTGAAGCTAGCTTGCATCAAAAGAATCAGATGTTAGTTAAACTTTACAACCAGCATCCAATAGATATTGATGATGTTACAGCACAGCTTGTGGAGCTTGGAAAGCGTTTGAAGCCTTATGTTGCAGATACTTCGCTTATACTGAATCAGGCTATAGAAAATGGCAAAACCGTGCTTTTTGAAGGCGGTCAGGCAACCATGCTGGATGTCGATCATGGAACTTACCCATTTGTAACATCCTCAAATCCTACTGCAGGAGGTGCTTGCACGGGAACTGGCGTTGGTCCAACTCGTATTACGCGAGTAATTGGAGTTGCTAAAGCCTATATCACTCGTGTTGGTGAAGGTCCATTCCCTACGGAACTTTTGGATGAAAGTGGCGATTGGCTGCGTGAGCAGGGTCACGAATATGGCGTAACTACTGGTCGCCCTCGCCGATGCGGATGGTTTGATTCCGTTGTAAGCCGCTATGCTACTCGCGTAAATGGCTTAACTGATATTGTCCTTACTAAGTTAGATGTTTTGACTGGCTTAAAAGAAATTCCAGTTTGCGTAGCTTACGATGTAACTTTGTCTGACGGAAGCGTTGAGAGAATGAACGAAATGCCAGTAGATCAGTCTCTGTTTGCTAGCGCTAAGCCAGTTTACGAGATGCTTCCAGGATGGAGTGAGGATATTTCGCAAATTCACAAGTTTGAAGAATTGCCAGCAAATACTCAAAGCTACGTAAAGCGCTTAGAAGAACTTTCCAAGTGCCGTATTTCGGCAATTGGTACTGGTCCTCAGCGCGACCACATTATTAGCGTTCATTCGTTGATTGATTAG